In the Methylophilus sp. 5 genome, one interval contains:
- the msbA gene encoding lipid A export permease/ATP-binding protein MsbA, whose translation MARKSSSEPVITAHPVLLYKRLFAYAWHYKMHFALSMLSTAILASSNTLFLALIKKVTDEGFAKSIDHDAYVLPLMLFGLMAIRAVAGFFSVYSLRTVARRVVEVLRKQIFAKLLMLPVSFFDANSNGLLVSKMTYDIERLSTVVTRSALNVLRDVLTVIGLIGYMLYLDWRLTLIFALVAPLMGFYLARTTPKLRANAKKVQQAVGEITKTAEEAIAAQRIVKIFGAQAFENDRFGEVVSRNRQLELRTARISGLNSFVIEILSAVALGLVVFYALAQFTVGEFAAFVGALMMLIAPIKHITAANEDLQIGLAAAQSVFDVLDIENEVDQGSYQVARAQGALRFDQVTVRYPQAKKDALSGLSFEIAAGEKVALVGRSGSGKTTLVNLLPRFYESQQGQVLLDNKNVTDYQLDNLRAQFSLVSQDIVLFNDTIFNNIAYGALRDASEQQVIDAAKAANAWEFIQQMPQGLQSEIGDRGVRLSGGQRQRLAIARAILKNAPVLLLDEATSALDSESELHVQMALDRLMRDRTTIVIAHRLSTVENADRILVMDHGSIIETGSHQTLLAQNGYYSRLYHKQFQDD comes from the coding sequence ATGGCGCGAAAATCATCTTCTGAACCGGTCATCACCGCCCATCCGGTATTACTCTACAAGCGGCTGTTTGCCTATGCCTGGCATTATAAAATGCATTTTGCATTGTCTATGCTGTCGACGGCGATTCTGGCCTCCAGCAATACTTTGTTTCTGGCTTTAATTAAAAAAGTCACTGATGAAGGGTTTGCCAAGTCTATCGACCACGATGCTTATGTGCTGCCGTTGATGTTGTTTGGCCTGATGGCGATCAGGGCTGTGGCGGGCTTCTTTTCTGTGTATAGCTTACGCACTGTGGCCAGGCGCGTGGTAGAAGTGCTGCGCAAGCAGATTTTTGCCAAGTTGCTGATGTTGCCGGTGAGTTTTTTTGATGCTAACTCCAATGGTTTGCTGGTGTCTAAAATGACTTACGACATTGAGCGACTGTCGACGGTGGTGACGCGTTCTGCATTGAATGTGCTGCGTGATGTGCTGACCGTGATCGGCCTGATTGGCTATATGCTGTACCTTGATTGGCGTTTAACCCTCATTTTTGCACTGGTGGCGCCGTTGATGGGTTTCTATCTTGCGCGCACGACGCCTAAATTGCGCGCCAATGCAAAAAAAGTGCAGCAAGCGGTCGGTGAAATTACTAAAACGGCAGAAGAGGCCATTGCGGCACAACGTATTGTTAAAATTTTTGGCGCTCAGGCGTTTGAAAATGACCGCTTTGGCGAGGTGGTTAGCCGCAACCGGCAGCTGGAGTTACGCACGGCCAGAATTTCTGGCCTCAATAGCTTTGTGATTGAGATTTTGTCTGCCGTGGCTTTGGGCCTGGTTGTTTTTTACGCATTGGCGCAGTTTACGGTGGGTGAGTTTGCTGCCTTTGTTGGCGCGTTAATGATGCTGATTGCGCCGATTAAACATATCACTGCCGCTAATGAAGACTTACAGATTGGCCTGGCGGCGGCACAAAGTGTATTTGATGTGCTGGATATTGAGAATGAAGTGGATCAAGGCAGTTATCAGGTTGCACGTGCGCAAGGCGCTTTGCGTTTTGATCAGGTGACTGTGCGTTACCCGCAGGCTAAAAAAGACGCCTTGTCTGGCTTGAGTTTTGAAATTGCAGCGGGTGAGAAAGTTGCGCTGGTGGGGCGCTCTGGCAGTGGTAAAACCACGCTGGTGAATTTATTGCCACGTTTTTATGAGTCACAGCAAGGTCAGGTATTGCTGGATAATAAAAATGTTACAGACTATCAACTGGATAATTTGCGTGCGCAGTTTTCACTGGTGAGCCAGGATATCGTGTTATTTAATGACACGATCTTTAATAATATTGCTTATGGTGCGCTGCGGGATGCCAGCGAGCAGCAAGTGATTGACGCCGCCAAAGCGGCCAATGCCTGGGAGTTTATCCAGCAAATGCCGCAAGGCTTGCAGAGTGAGATTGGTGACCGCGGCGTACGTTTGTCTGGTGGCCAGCGCCAGCGCTTGGCCATTGCGCGTGCCATTTTAAAAAATGCGCCAGTGTTGTTACTGGATGAAGCGACCTCTGCGCTAGATAGTGAATCTGAGTTGCATGTGCAAATGGCGCTGGACCGCCTGATGCGTGACCGTACCACCATTGTGATTGCGCATAGGCTGAGTACGGTGGAAAACGCCGACAGAATTCTTGTCATGGATCACGGCAGCATCATAGAAACGGGTTCTCATCAGACCTTGCTGGCACAGAACGGCTATTACAGCAGGCTATATCATAAGCAGTTTCAAGACGACTAA
- the lpxK gene encoding tetraacyldisaccharide 4'-kinase, producing the protein MLRTWFERQWQITGWAQCLLLPLSWLFALLAASRRCCYQMGLFSSQTLPVPVIVVGNVSVGGVGKTPLVIYLAQQLRAAGYMPGILSRGYGSQYTGEVTPASQPALVGDEPVLIARRSGCPVWVNPLRAAGGLALLNAHPAVNVLICDDGLQHYALQRDIEIAVVQRPLGVGNGRLLPAGPLREPLGRLHAVDIVVETGQLPAVPSHAASYQLELRAGGWTSVTDFATETTQAYLRAKPLVAMAGIGHPKRFFDVLTSMGLDCEQQALADHHAYTQADFMALRGKTILMTEKDAVKCQQLGVDDAWYLPVSAELKPIGHNQPLTHYVVEQLQQSMQQRKGSMK; encoded by the coding sequence ATGTTGCGCACATGGTTTGAGCGGCAGTGGCAAATAACAGGCTGGGCGCAATGCCTGCTGCTACCATTGTCTTGGCTATTTGCCTTATTGGCCGCGAGCAGACGTTGTTGCTATCAAATGGGCCTGTTTTCAAGCCAGACGTTGCCAGTGCCTGTCATCGTGGTTGGTAATGTTTCTGTTGGCGGTGTCGGCAAAACGCCGCTGGTGATTTATCTGGCGCAGCAGTTACGTGCGGCGGGCTATATGCCTGGCATTTTAAGTCGGGGCTATGGCAGCCAATACACTGGCGAGGTCACGCCAGCCAGCCAGCCAGCTCTGGTAGGCGACGAACCGGTGTTAATTGCCAGGCGCAGTGGCTGCCCGGTGTGGGTAAACCCGCTACGCGCAGCAGGCGGTTTGGCTTTGCTCAATGCGCATCCTGCGGTCAATGTGCTGATTTGTGATGACGGCTTGCAGCATTATGCCTTGCAACGTGATATTGAGATTGCAGTGGTTCAACGGCCACTCGGCGTAGGTAATGGCCGATTGCTACCCGCGGGCCCATTGCGCGAGCCGCTAGGCCGTTTGCATGCGGTAGATATTGTGGTCGAGACCGGGCAATTGCCCGCAGTGCCATCACATGCAGCCAGTTACCAACTTGAGTTGCGCGCAGGTGGCTGGACGTCGGTCACGGATTTTGCAACTGAAACCACGCAGGCATATTTGCGTGCAAAACCGTTGGTGGCGATGGCTGGCATCGGTCATCCAAAGCGCTTTTTCGATGTGTTGACAAGCATGGGCCTAGATTGCGAACAACAGGCGCTGGCAGACCACCATGCGTATACGCAGGCAGATTTTATGGCGTTGCGCGGAAAAACCATCCTGATGACCGAGAAAGATGCCGTAAAATGTCAGCAATTGGGCGTGGATGATGCCTGGTATCTGCCTGTGAGCGCTGAGCTTA